A window of Pseudocalidococcus azoricus BACA0444 contains these coding sequences:
- a CDS encoding DUF4126 domain-containing protein, giving the protein MLELLAILSVSAAGGLRLALPLLVIGLVQGESLWSKVPILARFDPAWVVGVLAAWSGLELFIITHPWGQRFLMLIQLIFSPAVGAILGMTLADLTDTPVWLIGLIGGLLALLLQLVQVGWFFRLGKLPHWFIIGQDLLCILLVLFGVHAPKPGGLIALLLLWLAIRSAKDWRQQAYSRRVQR; this is encoded by the coding sequence ATGCTAGAACTGCTGGCAATTTTGTCGGTTTCAGCGGCGGGCGGACTGAGGTTGGCCTTACCCCTATTGGTCATTGGTTTAGTCCAAGGGGAGTCTCTCTGGTCGAAAGTCCCAATTTTGGCGCGCTTTGACCCGGCCTGGGTGGTGGGAGTCTTAGCGGCCTGGTCAGGTCTGGAGCTATTCATCATCACCCATCCCTGGGGGCAACGGTTTTTAATGCTGATCCAACTGATCTTTAGTCCAGCAGTCGGGGCAATTTTAGGGATGACCTTAGCCGATTTAACCGATACCCCCGTTTGGCTGATTGGCCTGATTGGGGGGCTATTGGCCCTGCTCCTGCAACTGGTGCAAGTGGGTTGGTTTTTTCGCCTCGGTAAACTGCCCCATTGGTTTATTATTGGGCAAGATTTATTATGTATTTTGCTAGTTCTTTTTGGCGTTCATGCTCCAAAACCGGGGGGTCTGATTGCCCTACTCTTGCTCTGGTTAGCGATTCGGAGTGCCAAAGACTGGCGACAACAGGCCTACAGCCGGCGAGTACAGAGATAA
- a CDS encoding ABC1 kinase family protein — MKTALPPVHSGSTFRDFPADSTEIAVDAVSLPDTPLAEVYNPEEINARYRQQPLRVFWRWIQILVPVISIFLNRWWDTVTGQTKKNLRQRAIQLRETLTQLGPAYIKVGQALSTRPDLVPAIYLEELTKLQDQLPAFSNDIAFQFIEEELGARPEELYAELSPNPIAAASLGQVYRGRLKTGEEVAVKVQRPGLAEQITLDIYIVRGLAEFIQKTRKLRSDLVAILDEFSGRLFEEMDYTQEGRNAERFARLYGYLPDIFVPRIFWQYTNRRVLTMEWVNGTKLNQPNLIQAQGIDPRYLVNVGVQCSLRQLLEHGFFHADPHPGNLLAMPNGKLAYLDFGMMSEIEPAQRYGLINAIVHIVNREFESLAEDYVHLGFLTPDTDLRPIIPALGIVFNNALGASVAELNIQRIFDQLSEVMYEYPFRVPAYYALIVRSLLTMEGIAMGVDTNFKVLNAAYPYIAKRLLTDPAPELRTSLKNLLFKDGSFRWNRLENLLRNARDSRDYDFDMALNQAIEFLFSERGEFIRNKLADELVKSLDQWGQQAWHQFPNPWRTPSPITAVPAVTPDQQGLEHIRRIAGILQDTPGFDAAKLFPIVSRVLFKPETQQLGQRIATGLVQRVLTRFIREFLLGRDQAEERVYTPAL; from the coding sequence ATGAAGACTGCCTTACCGCCTGTTCATTCCGGCTCAACTTTTCGTGACTTTCCCGCTGATTCAACTGAAATTGCGGTGGACGCTGTGAGTTTACCCGATACTCCCTTGGCTGAAGTCTATAATCCCGAAGAAATTAATGCTCGCTATCGGCAACAGCCCCTGCGGGTTTTCTGGCGGTGGATTCAAATCCTAGTGCCGGTGATTAGTATTTTCTTGAATCGTTGGTGGGATACTGTCACTGGGCAAACCAAGAAAAATTTACGACAACGGGCCATCCAACTCCGGGAAACCCTGACTCAATTGGGGCCGGCCTATATCAAGGTTGGGCAAGCTCTCTCTACCCGGCCAGATTTAGTCCCTGCCATTTATTTAGAAGAATTGACCAAACTACAGGATCAACTGCCAGCCTTTTCCAATGACATTGCTTTCCAATTTATTGAGGAAGAACTGGGGGCTAGGCCCGAGGAACTGTATGCGGAACTGAGTCCAAACCCGATTGCGGCGGCTTCCTTGGGACAGGTCTATCGGGGGCGATTAAAAACTGGGGAAGAGGTGGCTGTTAAAGTCCAACGTCCTGGCCTGGCAGAGCAGATTACCTTAGACATCTACATTGTCCGGGGCCTGGCGGAGTTTATCCAAAAAACTCGTAAACTTCGCAGTGACTTAGTCGCAATTTTGGATGAATTTTCTGGCCGCCTATTTGAGGAGATGGACTATACCCAAGAAGGCCGGAATGCTGAGCGGTTTGCCCGTCTGTATGGCTATCTACCGGATATTTTTGTCCCCCGGATCTTTTGGCAATATACCAATCGCCGTGTCCTGACAATGGAGTGGGTGAACGGGACAAAACTCAATCAGCCCAACTTGATTCAGGCCCAGGGGATTGACCCACGCTATTTGGTGAATGTTGGTGTCCAGTGTTCGTTGCGGCAATTATTGGAACATGGTTTCTTTCATGCGGATCCCCACCCTGGCAATTTGTTGGCCATGCCGAATGGAAAACTGGCCTATCTCGACTTTGGGATGATGAGTGAAATTGAGCCCGCCCAGCGTTATGGGTTGATCAATGCCATTGTCCATATTGTCAATCGGGAGTTTGAGAGCCTGGCTGAGGATTATGTGCATTTAGGCTTTTTGACTCCGGATACGGATTTGCGCCCCATTATTCCGGCCTTGGGAATTGTCTTTAACAATGCCTTGGGAGCCAGCGTTGCGGAATTAAATATTCAACGGATTTTTGATCAACTCTCTGAGGTGATGTATGAATATCCGTTCCGCGTCCCGGCTTATTATGCCCTGATTGTCCGTTCTTTGTTGACGATGGAAGGCATTGCAATGGGGGTCGATACCAATTTCAAAGTTCTCAATGCGGCCTACCCTTACATTGCCAAACGCCTGCTCACAGACCCGGCCCCAGAATTACGGACAAGCCTGAAAAATCTGCTGTTCAAGGATGGAAGTTTTCGTTGGAATCGTCTCGAAAATCTGCTGCGGAATGCGCGGGATAGTCGGGATTATGATTTTGATATGGCTTTAAACCAGGCCATTGAATTTTTATTTTCAGAGCGGGGGGAGTTTATTCGCAATAAATTAGCCGATGAACTGGTGAAAAGTTTGGATCAGTGGGGACAACAGGCCTGGCATCAGTTCCCTAACCCTTGGCGTACCCCCAGCCCGATTACCGCCGTTCCCGCTGTTACCCCGGATCAACAGGGCCTGGAGCATATTCGCCGGATTGCGGGCATTTTGCAGGATACTCCTGGCTTTGATGCGGCAAAACTCTTCCCCATTGTCTCGCGGGTTCTCTTTAAGCCGGAAACCCAACAACTGGGACAACGGATTGCGACAGGCCTGGTGCAGCGGGTCTTAACTCGCTTTATTCGGGAATTTCTTTTAGGGCGAGATCAAGCTGAGGAGCGGGTCTATACCCCGGCCCTTTAG
- a CDS encoding 7-carboxy-7-deazaguanine synthase QueE, which produces MTTVTLMTTVPNSQEPITSLVEMFSAIQGEGMNVGTRQLFIRFAGCDLRCIYCDSAHTWHPQAQGRIEQTPGQRDFITVNNPVSLKQILAWADQLNITGLHDSISLTGGEPLLALEFLQEFLPILKQCTSLPIYLESGGHHPQALGQLLPYLDSIGMDIKLPSVSGESHWPAHRAFLQACHAANKDVFCKVIISAQTTTQDLNQAGALVAAINPDIPLILQPITPIGTGRLTHPPTPAQVLAWQGLLKQYLSQVRVIPQTHKFLHQL; this is translated from the coding sequence ATGACTACTGTTACCTTGATGACGACTGTTCCCAATTCTCAAGAGCCAATTACATCCCTTGTTGAAATGTTCTCAGCAATTCAGGGGGAAGGGATGAACGTGGGGACGCGGCAGTTATTTATCCGATTTGCTGGCTGTGATTTACGCTGTATCTATTGCGATAGTGCCCATACATGGCATCCCCAGGCCCAGGGGCGAATTGAACAAACTCCAGGCCAGCGAGACTTTATCACAGTTAATAACCCAGTATCCTTGAAGCAGATTTTGGCCTGGGCCGACCAATTGAATATCACGGGTCTCCATGACAGCATTAGCCTCACTGGTGGTGAACCCCTCCTAGCCCTAGAGTTTTTGCAAGAGTTTTTACCGATCCTGAAACAATGCACTAGCTTACCCATCTATCTCGAATCGGGTGGACATCATCCCCAGGCCCTAGGGCAACTCCTCCCCTATTTAGATAGTATCGGCATGGACATTAAGTTACCCAGTGTCTCTGGTGAATCCCATTGGCCAGCCCATCGCGCTTTTCTCCAGGCCTGTCATGCCGCAAACAAAGATGTATTTTGTAAGGTGATTATTTCTGCCCAGACCACAACCCAAGACCTAAACCAGGCCGGGGCCTTAGTCGCCGCAATTAACCCCGATATTCCGCTCATATTGCAACCTATTACCCCCATTGGCACAGGTCGTTTGACCCACCCCCCCACCCCGGCCCAAGTCCTGGCCTGGCAAGGCTTACTGAAGCAATATTTATCTCAAGTTCGAGTCATTCCCCAAACTCATAAGTTTTTGCATCAGCTTTAA
- a CDS encoding ArnT family glycosyltransferase produces the protein MTDFPRPVWSKHPLFPYLLLMVWSGILFLASSGEQSLMAHDEGWYGMQARWMVLKGDGLTQWWWDAPIFDRMVGVHWLIAGAYQLFGVSDGVARLPSFVLGMGIVLLTFRLGCVLLPRTVAGLGAMILPLCPLFLSYGRMATQDIPLVFVEVLLVLALVLADRQRDHQWAFWGWGLVAGACVGLGFLIKSVMIFLPVMALLPFFWVHKHFFRNLGLYLGLILGFLLPGAWLWQSVQIYGGRVLTEMFGKLVMLGEKSYHGDGNIFYYFWNIPANGFPWAFFAVGGWLWWGLHGRRISLFRIKTPMGLVLGIYPLVLLMLLTLFSTRISYYSLQLYPWLALWAGFGLCELYRQWQRRWLWIRGMSGILAFLGLGLWGAAIGLGTGLIPAADAVQAYIPLGVIIGAGWLVLGITSVQNWRRAWVGAWLLTSWLGLVTAGFLGLIGNYSPDLKAELTQGPVAAILTNHPINFIVQEPVTGAEHQTWVLLSFYTPNLGTRLPLPLNSVPTGYAWVSPNIPAAEIQKFQAKTIATVEQWQLLRFP, from the coding sequence ATGACTGATTTCCCCAGGCCAGTTTGGTCTAAACATCCCCTGTTCCCTTACCTGCTGTTGATGGTGTGGAGCGGGATTTTGTTTCTGGCCAGTTCCGGTGAGCAAAGTTTGATGGCCCACGATGAGGGTTGGTACGGGATGCAGGCCCGCTGGATGGTGCTCAAAGGGGATGGGTTGACCCAATGGTGGTGGGATGCGCCGATTTTTGACCGGATGGTGGGGGTACATTGGCTGATTGCTGGGGCTTACCAACTCTTTGGCGTGAGTGATGGGGTGGCCCGGTTGCCGAGTTTCGTTTTGGGGATGGGCATCGTCTTGTTAACCTTTCGTTTGGGCTGTGTGCTGTTGCCGAGAACCGTGGCCGGCCTGGGGGCGATGATTTTACCGCTGTGTCCGTTGTTTTTGTCCTATGGGCGAATGGCGACTCAGGATATCCCTTTAGTTTTTGTCGAAGTTTTGCTGGTTTTGGCGTTGGTTTTAGCGGATCGGCAGCGGGATCATCAATGGGCGTTTTGGGGTTGGGGCCTGGTGGCGGGGGCTTGTGTCGGCCTGGGATTTTTGATCAAAAGCGTGATGATTTTTTTGCCCGTTATGGCCCTGCTACCGTTCTTTTGGGTTCACAAGCATTTTTTTCGGAATCTCGGCCTGTATCTTGGGTTAATTCTTGGCTTTCTATTGCCGGGGGCCTGGTTGTGGCAATCGGTACAGATCTATGGCGGGCGGGTCTTAACGGAAATGTTCGGCAAGTTGGTCATGCTCGGCGAAAAATCCTATCACGGCGATGGCAATATTTTTTACTATTTCTGGAACATCCCCGCCAATGGGTTTCCTTGGGCCTTCTTTGCGGTGGGGGGGTGGCTCTGGTGGGGGCTGCACGGACGGCGGATCAGTCTCTTTCGCATCAAAACGCCAATGGGCCTGGTGCTGGGTATTTATCCCCTGGTCCTATTGATGTTACTGACGCTCTTTTCAACTCGGATTTCCTATTACAGTTTGCAGCTTTATCCCTGGCTGGCCTTGTGGGCGGGGTTTGGCCTCTGTGAGCTTTATCGGCAATGGCAAAGGCGTTGGCTGTGGATTCGAGGCATGAGCGGGATATTAGCCTTTCTCGGCCTGGGCTTGTGGGGGGCAGCCATTGGTTTGGGAACGGGGTTGATTCCGGCAGCTGATGCGGTGCAGGCCTATATTCCTTTGGGGGTAATTATCGGGGCGGGCTGGTTGGTTTTGGGAATAACTTCTGTACAAAACTGGCGGCGGGCCTGGGTGGGGGCATGGCTTTTAACCTCTTGGCTGGGCCTGGTAACGGCAGGATTTTTGGGCTTGATTGGTAACTATTCTCCCGATCTTAAAGCCGAGCTAACCCAGGGGCCAGTCGCGGCAATTTTAACCAATCACCCAATCAACTTTATTGTTCAAGAACCTGTCACCGGAGCCGAACATCAAACCTGGGTACTGCTGAGTTTTTATACCCCCAACTTGGGAACACGCCTACCTTTGCCCTTAAATAGCGTCCCGACTGGTTATGCCTGGGTGAGTCCGAATATCCCCGCGGCCGAGATACAGAAATTCCAGGCCAAAACTATTGCTACTGTAGAACAATGGCAACTGCTCCGGTTTCCCTAA
- a CDS encoding ATP-dependent 6-phosphofructokinase, with protein sequence MAAQKRIGILTSGGDCAGLNAAIRAVVHHAIGTYGWEVIGIQEATHGLMHRPPKSTRLDIEGIDQLLLQGGTILGTTNKGNPFAFPMAGGTFQDRSAEIIAGYHELKLDALVGIGGDGSLAILRRIANQGNLNLVAIPKTIDNDVGATELSIGFDTATNIATEALDRLHFTAASHSRVMVLEVMGRDAGHIALSAGIAGGADIILIPEIPYNLDNVAEKIRQRQAQGKKFCLVMVSEAVRTELGDQVTQISQQGEDRYGGIGKYIAEQIATRTGAESRVTVLGHIQRGGIPSPADRLLGTVFGVAAVNLIAEEKYDHMVAWKNREVVSVPIAEAIKTYRNVDLHGTLIKTARGMGICLGDDY encoded by the coding sequence ATGGCTGCTCAGAAACGGATCGGAATTTTAACCAGTGGTGGAGATTGTGCTGGCTTAAATGCCGCTATTCGGGCAGTTGTTCATCATGCTATTGGAACCTATGGTTGGGAAGTGATTGGCATTCAGGAAGCCACCCATGGCCTGATGCACCGCCCCCCCAAATCTACCCGCTTGGATATTGAGGGTATTGATCAATTACTCCTCCAAGGGGGAACAATTCTGGGGACAACCAATAAGGGAAATCCCTTTGCGTTTCCAATGGCTGGCGGGACGTTTCAGGATCGCAGTGCCGAGATTATTGCTGGGTATCACGAATTGAAGTTAGACGCGTTGGTGGGGATTGGTGGGGATGGCAGTTTGGCCATTTTGCGGCGGATTGCGAACCAGGGAAACCTAAATCTTGTCGCCATTCCCAAAACAATTGATAACGATGTTGGGGCGACTGAGCTTTCCATTGGATTTGATACGGCCACCAATATTGCCACTGAGGCCCTGGATCGGTTGCACTTTACGGCCGCTAGTCACAGTCGGGTCATGGTCTTGGAAGTGATGGGGCGCGATGCCGGGCATATTGCGTTGTCGGCGGGGATTGCGGGGGGGGCTGATATTATTTTGATTCCTGAAATTCCTTACAACTTGGATAATGTCGCAGAGAAAATCCGTCAACGCCAGGCCCAGGGCAAGAAGTTTTGCTTAGTCATGGTTTCGGAGGCGGTTCGGACTGAGTTAGGGGATCAAGTCACCCAAATTAGTCAACAAGGTGAAGATCGCTACGGGGGGATTGGGAAATATATTGCCGAACAGATTGCGACTCGCACAGGGGCAGAATCACGGGTGACGGTCTTGGGGCATATTCAACGGGGGGGAATTCCTTCACCCGCGGATCGGCTCTTGGGGACTGTGTTTGGTGTGGCAGCGGTCAATTTAATTGCCGAGGAGAAATACGATCACATGGTGGCCTGGAAAAACCGCGAGGTGGTAAGTGTCCCGATTGCTGAGGCGATTAAGACCTATCGAAATGTGGACTTGCATGGCACGCTGATCAAAACGGCGCGGGGAATGGGCATTTGTTTGGGGGATGATTATTAA
- a CDS encoding alpha/beta fold hydrolase translates to MATAPVSLTPKFPGQYGEQRDWAWRGWQIRYTYVQPENPDPSAIPIILLHGFGASLGHWRHNVFVLGQSHPVFALDLVGFGATEKPQAPYDAYFWARQVHDFWQTFIRQPAIIVGNSIGSLIALTTAVEYSQMVAGLVLISVPDPAVRQEMIPAWCGPVVNWVEGMVAAPWLLKAIFYGVRRPGIVQPWAGIAYGDKSAVDQELVEILLTPAFDRGAANAFVQIIKSMTSLNFGPKVKPSLAQLEIPTLILWGEQDRMIPPQFASQFAACNPRISLKMLPQAGHCPQDEQPELVNELILAWIESNLRKKHTEVKR, encoded by the coding sequence ATGGCAACTGCTCCGGTTTCCCTAACCCCCAAATTTCCCGGCCAATATGGTGAACAACGGGACTGGGCCTGGCGCGGTTGGCAGATTCGCTATACCTATGTCCAGCCAGAAAATCCTGACCCGAGCGCGATCCCAATAATTTTGCTGCATGGTTTTGGGGCATCTCTCGGGCATTGGCGACATAACGTGTTTGTTTTAGGGCAATCTCACCCGGTCTTTGCCTTGGATTTAGTTGGTTTTGGCGCGACTGAGAAACCCCAGGCCCCCTATGATGCCTATTTTTGGGCCCGGCAAGTCCATGATTTCTGGCAAACGTTTATCCGTCAACCTGCAATTATTGTGGGAAATTCCATTGGTTCTCTGATTGCCTTAACCACTGCTGTTGAGTATTCCCAAATGGTGGCTGGCCTGGTGCTGATTAGTGTTCCCGATCCCGCTGTGCGTCAAGAGATGATCCCGGCCTGGTGTGGGCCTGTGGTGAATTGGGTCGAGGGAATGGTGGCGGCTCCCTGGTTATTGAAAGCAATTTTTTATGGGGTGCGGCGGCCGGGAATTGTCCAACCTTGGGCCGGAATTGCCTATGGAGACAAATCAGCGGTGGATCAAGAATTAGTCGAAATCCTCTTAACTCCAGCCTTTGATCGCGGGGCCGCCAATGCCTTTGTCCAGATTATTAAGTCCATGACCAGCCTCAACTTTGGCCCCAAGGTTAAACCTAGCCTCGCCCAACTGGAGATTCCAACCCTGATCCTCTGGGGAGAACAAGACCGGATGATCCCACCCCAATTTGCGAGTCAATTTGCTGCCTGTAACCCCCGAATTAGCCTTAAAATGCTCCCCCAGGCCGGCCACTGCCCCCAAGATGAACAGCCAGAATTAGTGAATGAGTTGATCTTGGCCTGGATAGAGAGCAACCTTAGGAAAAAACACACTGAAGTAAAACGTTAA
- a CDS encoding ArsR/SmtB family transcription factor, translating to MIAQITSPDQTVLLRFHALSDPIRLDVLTLLQREELCVCDLCTRLQISQSKLSFHLRTLKDAGLVLARQSGRWIYYRLNLPAFAELEQYLAEYRHLQPRTSQRQCS from the coding sequence ATGATTGCTCAGATTACCTCTCCAGATCAGACTGTTTTACTCAGGTTTCATGCCCTTTCCGATCCCATTCGCTTGGATGTTTTAACCCTCTTGCAGCGAGAAGAACTATGTGTTTGTGACCTTTGTACCCGTCTCCAAATTAGCCAGTCTAAACTATCATTTCATTTACGGACTCTCAAGGATGCGGGCCTGGTCTTAGCGCGTCAGTCTGGACGGTGGATTTACTATCGGCTGAACTTACCTGCTTTTGCGGAATTGGAACAGTATTTGGCCGAATATCGCCATCTCCAACCCCGAACCTCACAGCGGCAATGTTCCTAG